TCGGCTTCCCGAAGTTGGTAAACTGCAACAGCAGTTTCTTCTTGACGTCCTCGGGGTCGGTGCTCGCGACGTGGAAGCCGCCGGTCGCCTTCGAGTACTCGTAGGTGAAGTAGTCGTTGGCGGTGATGAACTCCCGGGTGAGAAACTCGTCGAGGAACGTCACGTCGTTGTGGCTCTCCCGGACGTCGAACATCCGGTCCCAGCCGGCGGTGAAGTCGACGTGGTCGAGTGCCTCCTCGACCGACGCGTACCGGGCGTCGTCGAACAGGTAGCGGCCGATCCGTTCGAGTTCGTTCTGGGAGACACGCGAGAGGAAGCCGCGGTGCTGGGGCGTGACCAGCGAGTAGTGCCGGCGGGCCAGCCCCTCGTAGGAGAGTACCTTCCACGGGTACGCCTCGACGTCGACCTCGCCCTCGCGGGCGGCCTCCAGGGCCTCGCGGTCGACGTACTCCTCGGGCACCTCCTCCAGCGCGTCGAGGCTCTCGGGCCCGATGGACCGGATCGCCGCTGGCGGTTCGAGCGCCTCGCGGACCGCCTCGAAGTCGACGACGTCGTCGAGGTTGCGCCAGCTGATCCCCTCGACGCGCAGCAGGTGTTCGAGCACCTCCCGGCGGTTGGTCCGGTTCTCGACGTACTCCCACAGCTCCATCCCGAGGCTGTACGGGTTGAGCCCCGGCGAGGCGAGCACCTTCGCCATGTGGTCGGCGTAGTTGAGGAACTCGTCGGCGCCGGCGAACGCCTCGTCGCTCATCATCGTCGACTCCCAGTAGGCGGCCCACCCCTCGTTCATCACCTTCGTCATCTTCTGGGCGGCGAAGTAGTACGCCTCCGCGCGCATCATGTCGAGCACGTCGCGTTGCCACTCCGCCATCTCGACGGCCTTGCCGCTCTCCTCGTCGAACTGCTTGCCGTGCTCGCGGACGAACGCCAGCAGGTCCTTCTGGGGCTTCTCGGGGAAGTTCGTCGGGGCCTCCTCGGCCTCCAGAGCCTCGATCCACTCGTCGGTGAACACCTCGGCTCTCACCTCCTCGGAGAAGCCGAGTTCGTCGAGTTTCTCCGCGAGGTCCTCGTCGAGGTCGCGCTCGGGGCCGTCGACGTCGAGGCGACGCTCGAAGACCCGGTGCTGGTCGATGTTGTCCTCGAGGGTGAGCGCGTGGTCGACCCACTTCTCGACCTCCGCGCGGTCGACGTCGGGGTCGGCCATGTACTCGCCGATGGCGCGGGCGTGGCGTTCGAGCATCGCCGCGGCGTCGACGGCGTCGTCCTCGGCGCGTCCCTCGGTGAACAGACCGAACCACTCGTTGTTCGCGAAGAAGTCCGAGTGGGCCTCGACGTGGGTGATGACGGCCTTCTGGTCGGCCACCGTGTTCGACTCCTGCAGGAACGCGTGGGCGGGGTTGTCGTTGTTGACGATCTCGAAGGCCTTCCCGCCGCCGTACTGGCCCTGCTTTTGCTGCTTGTCGTACTGCATCCCCCACCGCCAGTGGGGGTACCGGTTCTGGAACCCGCCGTAGGCGATGAGTTCGTTCATCTCGTCGTAGTCGACGATCCAGTAGTTGACGGGGTACGGTTCGAGGCCCAGTTTCTCCGCGAGGTTGCGCGCCTCGACGACCGGCTCTTCGAGGTCGGTCGCGATCGCCTGCTTGCGGAAGCGGTCGGTTTCACTCATCGGTCTCACCCTCCGTGCTGAGGATCTCGTAGATCGCGTCGGTCACGTCCGCCTCGCCGTTGACGTACGCCACCGCGACGTCGCCGGTCTCGCCGAAGTGCCGCTCCAGTTCCTCGGCGTGGGTGGCGTTGATCGCGTTGCCGCTGGGCTGGGTCTCGACGTAGGCGTGGAGGTTCGCGTCGATCTCCTCCATCAGCGGGACGACCCGCTGTTCGGTGTCGTTCGACGAGTTCTCGGAGTCGCCCGCGGCGAAGACGTACCGGTTCCAGTCGCTCCACGGGTACTCCTCGAGCAACTCGGCGGCGAGTTCGTACGCGCTGGAGATGCGGGTGCCGCCGCCAGAGCGAATCCCGAAGAACTCCTCGCGGGAGACCTGCCAGGCGTCGGCGTCGTGGGCGATGTAGAGGAACTCCGCGTTGTCGTACTTGCCCGTGAGATACCAGTCCAGCGGCGTGAACGTCCGCTCGACGAGTTCGCGCTTCTTCTCGCGCATCGACCCCGAGACGTCGCGGATGTTGACGACGACGACGTTCTTCTCTTTCTCCTCGACGATCTCCGGGTAGCGGTAGCGTTCGTCCTCCCGGCGGAAGGGGACGTGTCTGATCCCCTCGCGGCGGATCTTCTGCTGGACCGACTGGCGCTCGACGTTCTCCTCGACCTCCTCGATGGAGTCCCACACGCCCCGCTCGTCGGCGACTTCCTCGTGGGCCTCCTCGATCCAGGCCATCGACACCGGCAGGTTCTCGCCGCGGGCCCACTCGTAGACCTCGCGGGGGGAGATGCCGTCGACCTTGCAGACCTCGCGGAGGAACTCCTCGTCGAAGTCCATCGCGAGCTTTCGCTTGAGCCCCTCCTTGAACATCCGCTCGAAGTCGAGCGTGCTGTCCGGGCCGGAGCGCGTGAGGTCCGTGAACGGCCCCTCCTTCTCCTCGATCACCTTCTTGCCCTTCGGATCGAGGTCGAGGCCGAGTTCCTCGTCGAGTTCCTGGGCGAACTCCTCGGGGTCCATCTCGTAGTACTCGTGCTCGCCACCCTCCTCGCCGGGGTCTCCCTCCTCGTCGCCGTCGCCGGGCTGTGGCTGGGGCTGGCCGACCGGCTGGCCCACGTCGGGCGTGTCGCCGTCGCCCTGACCGACGCCGCCCTTGTCGCGCTGGTCGTAGGCGAACTCCGGCAGGGAGACGATCTTGACGGGGATCTTGATCTCGCCGGGGCGGCTCCGCCCGAGGTCGCCGTACTGGATGAAGTCCGCGAGGTCCTCGCGGCGTTCCTCCCCGACCTCGCGGAACCGCTCGACGTCGTCTCTCAGTCCCATCTGTAGCTCACCTGTCCCATGACATGCCTGCTGGTCAACTCCGCCGAGGCCGCCGAGTAGCCGTACTCCTCGACCATGCGCTCGGTGGTCGCCTCCTTGACCGCCTCGGTCTCGGTGCCGCTTGGCGGGTCGTCCCACTGGCGCGGGTCGAAGTCCTCGAAGGTCCGCCGGACGTCGTCCCAGTCGTGGCTCTCGAGGACCGTCTTGATGACGGGGATCGAGGTGAGGTCGACGTCCTCGACGGAGAAGTCCGCGTCGCGTTGCTCCCACGCGTGGCGGTTCAGCGCCGTGATCACCTTCTCCCGGCGGAACGTCCGGACGCTCTCGCGGGGGCGGTTCCCCTCGTAGGCCCCGTTCGAGAACCGCCCGAGGTGTTCGACCTCGAACAACTTCATCTTCAGCGGGTCGGGTTCGATCTCCTCGCCGCGGTCGTTGTACAGCGCCTCGTCGGTCTCCCAGGCGTAGACGTGTTCGACGTACTCGGCGACGGTCTCCTCGTCGACGCGCTTGTCGTGCATGATCGCCTCGATGACGTCGGCCTCCTGACGGTCGAAGACGTAGTTTTTCACCGGGACGACCCGGTTCTCGAACTCGGTGCGCTCGCCCGTCGAGAACACCGGCGCCTCCGAGAGCCCCTGGACCATCTCGTTGAGCACGTCCCGCGGCATGACGACGTCCTCGACTGGCAGTTCGGGGTGGTGGCGATCGGCGTCGGCCTGCAGGAGGTCCGCCAGCCCGTCGCGGGTGTAGGTGACGGGGATGCCGTGCTCGCCGTCGTGGCCGTCGTCGTCGAAGTCGAACTCGTCTTTCTCCCGGCGGGTGTCGCCCTCCTGGAGGTAGCCGCGGTCGTAGATCAGCGCCTTGTCGACGAGGTCCAGCCCGGCCGGGAGGTCCTCCTCGTCGAGTCGCGTCGCGACGGCGTACATCGCCGCCGCTTCGAGCGCGTGGGGCGCGAACTCCCGCTCGCGGGCCCGACCCTCGCCGTCTTTGACCGTCACCGTCACCGCCTCGCGGATTCGTTCTTCGAGGTCGTCGTACTCCTCCGCCTCCCAGACCTCGGTCTCGTCGGTCAGCTCCCGGCGGATCAGCTCGGTTTCGAGGCTGAGGTTGGTGAGGTAGCCGAACTCGTGTTTATCGAGGCGGCGCTTGAGCGCCTTCAGCGGGTCCATCCCGTTGCGGTCGGCGTGCTGGTTGAGCTGGGCCTCGAGGTCGGGGTTCGAGATGATCATCATCTGCGTGTCGAGGTCCATCCCGATGCCCTTGTCCAGTTTGACGGACTGCTCGTCGGGAACGTTCAGCAGCTTCTGCAGCAGGTCGGCGTGCTGGGCGGCGTCCTCGACGATGGTGAGCACGCCGTTGCCCTGCGAGAGGACGCCGTCGTAGCTGAACGCCTGCGGGTTCTTCCGGCCGCGGGAGTCGAGTTCCTGGAGCATCCCGTGCATCCACGAGCCGACGAGTCGCTCCTTGGGGCTGCCGTCGTCCTCGGAGTGGAGGACGCCGACGCCCTGTCCCACGTCGACGACGTAGTTTTTCACCCGGAGGTGGTTCCCGTCGGTGATCGCCGAGAACAGCCCCGACTTGCCCTGCCGGCGGTACCGTTCTTCGAGGTACTCGTACGCCTCCCGCGAGAACGGGTCGAGCCGCGAGTTGACCCGGATCGGGACGTGGTCGTCGAGTTCGGCGTTTAACTCCGCGAGCAGTTCCTCGCGGATCTCCTCGGGGAACACCGAGAGGGGGTGGACCTGGACGGGGCTCTCGTACCAGTGTTCGTCGTCGGCGGCGGTCGGGTCGCCGCCGTAGCTCAGCCCGCGGGTGTCGGCGTCGGCCGTGTTGACGTTCCACTCGACGGTGTAGCGCCGGCCGGCGGGGGTCTTCGAGTACTCCCGGAGGCCGTTGACCAGACAGCGCTTGAGTTCGGACTTGCCGGTCGCGGTCGGCCCCTCGAACCAGACGATCTTCTCGTCTTTCCCCCGGCCCGCGGCGATCGACCGCAGGTCGTCGACGAAGCCGTTGAGCACCTCGGTGTTGCCGAGGATGGCGTGTTCGCCGTCGTTGTGCGGGTCGTCGAAGAAGCGGTAGCGCTGTTTCTCCTCGCCCTCCTCGACGACCGTCCGCGTGCCCGCGGCCTCGATCGCCTCCAGCAGGTACTTCGAGGCGTGGGAGGCCACGGTGGGGTTCTCGAAGATCCGGTCGACGTACGCCGACAGCGACATCGGCTCCTCGTAGGTCTCCTCCAGCGCGCGGTCGGCGTCGCGGACGTACTCGTCTCCTCTGGTCATGCTAGTCCTCGATTTCGGCCTTGGCGACCTCCGCGCCGGCGAACTCGAGGACCTCCTTGGCGCCGTCCTCGGAGTACCCCTGCTCTATCAGCGCGTCGATCCACGAGGAGCGTTCGTCGTCGTCGAACTCGTTGGCGCTCACGAGGGCGGAGAAGTTGATGTTGTGCTTCTTGTCCTCCCAGAGCTTGCGCTCCAGGGCGCGGCGGAGGCGCTCGTTGTCCTGCGGGTTGAACGCCTCGCCCTCGCGGGCCCGGCGGGAGACCCAGTTCGAGACCTCCTGACGGAAGTCGTTCTTGCGGTCCTCGGGCACCGAGAGCTTCTCCTCGACCGACCGCAGGAACGTCTCGTCGGGCTCCTGTTCGCGGCCCGTGAGTTCGTCCTCGATGGTGTCGTCGTCGATGTAGGCCATCACGTGGTCCATGTACTTCTCGCCCTGACGCTGGATCTCGTCGATGTCGTAGGCCAGCGCGTGGCGGACGTCCTCGATGGCCCGCTCGCGGTACTCCTCGCGGACGACCTCGAGGTAGCGGTAGTAGGTCTCGAAGTTCTCCTCGGGGATCGAGCCGTGGTGTTCGAGGTTCTCCTCGAAGAAGTTGAACACCGTAAGCGGCGAGAGGAAGCCGCGTCCGCGGTGTTTCGAGTCCATGATCGCCTCGGCGATCTCGTCGCCGATGAACCGGGGCGAGACGCCGACCATGCCCTCGCCGATCTCGGCTTTCGCGGCGGCCTCCTCGCGGAGCTTCTTCACGTCGACGTCGTCGCCCTCGTCGATCTCGCCGTTGTACGCCTTCGCCTTCGAGAGCAGGTCGACCGTCTCGTTGTCGGGGTCCTCGATCCGCGTGAGCACGCCGAACAGCCCCGCCATCTCCAGGGTGTGGGGCTCGACGTTGATGTCGGGGACGTCGGCGTTGTTCAGCATCTTCTGGTAGATCTGGGCCTCCTGCTCGTAGGAGAGGACGTACGGGAAGTCGATCCGCTTGGTGCGGTCGTTGAACGCCTCCATCTTCTCGTCGCCTTTCTTGTCCTTGTACTCGGGCATGTTCGTCCGCCCGACGATCACCTGGTCGATGTCGATCCGCGGGTTGTTCTTCGGCTTGATCGTCATCTCCTGGGTGGCGTGCAGGAAGTCGTAGAGGAACTCCCGCTGGAGTTTCAGGAGCTCCTCGCCGGAGAAGACCCCGCGGTTTGCGTTACAGAACGCTCCCGAGTAGTCGAACGCCCGCGGATCGGACTCGCCGTAGATGGCGATCTTCGAGTAGTTGACGTCGCCCGTCAACTCGGTTTCGTCCTGATTCTTCTTGTCCTTGGGCTCGAACGTCTCCAGACACTGGCGCTTGTTCTCGTCGGCGACCAGCCGAACGATCTCGACGTGGTTTTCGAGGACCTGCTGGAGGTCGTCTTCGTAGTACGCCAGCAGCTTGTCCATGTAGAACTCGCTTTCGGGATCGAGGCTCTGCTCGTTCTGGATCGTGTATGGTGCATCGAGGCGCTCGTTGAGGTCGTCGATCACCGACTGGCGCTGCTCCAGCGGCAAGAGCACGAGCGGGTCCTGGTTCATCGGCGAACGGACGGTGTCGTCGGCGGGGTCCTGATCCTTGACGACGTCACAGAGGTTCGTCCACCGGAAGGTGTACATCCGACCCTCCTCGCGCAGCGTGTAGTCCTCGAAGTACCGACGGACCTGCCGGTCGAAGTGGGACTTCCCGGAGCCGACCGGCCCGAGCAGGAGTTTGATCCGGCGTTCGGGCCCCAGTCGCCTCGCGCCCGACTTCACCTTGTTGACGAACTCGTGGATCGACTGGTGGATGACGGTGCCGTAGAAGGTGTTCTCGCCGTCGCCCAGCGGGTCCTCGCTCGCGAGCCGGTACTCGACGACGCCCTCCGTCTCGTCGTAGGTCGTCCCGTAGTAGTCGAACATGTCCGCGACGCGCTGGTGGGCGTTGCGGGCGATCTTCGGGTCCTCGTAGGCCTCTTCGAGGTACCAGTCGAACCCTCTGGTCTCCCGCAGGTCCGCGGGCATCGACTCCTTGTAATCGGTACTGAGCTTTTCGAGCGTCTCGATGTCACCGGTCATGCTATCATTGCCTGTGGTCTCTCCCGTTTCCGTCCGTGGCAGCACGCGCCCGGCGGCCGGCGCCTCGGGTGCGTCGACGTCTCGTCGGAACCCGTCCGGCACGGCGGGCCGTACCCTCTCGAGTCGGGACTCCCCGGAGGGCGAGAGCGCGCGGGCGGCGTGGCGTGCCAGTTGTGAACCTGTACCACTCGCGACGTCGCGACGACCGGGTCGGCGGCGTTGCAACGACCTCGCGCCGGGGACGGGCGCGGAGTGGATCGGTCCGTCGAACGGATACCGATAGTGTTTAATGAGTGCGTAATCCAACTACTTAAACTTGGTCCCAAAAGATATTTACCAGAAGCTAATTTCAGCCGGAAACTGACGGTATCGTATATCGTCACACCGTACCACACCGGTTTCACGGCCGTCTCGCACATAAACGGCCGGCCGGCGAGAGCCGGGGGTCGCCGGCGCGCACCCGACGCCGGTGGTGATTTACGCGCGCCGACCCAAGCCGCGGCCATGACGGAGTTTGCGGACCGGAGCCTCCCCGACGGCTGGGTCGTCTGGAGCGACGAGGACGACGGCCGGGCCGTGCTGGCGTACCACCCCGAGGTGTTCGACGCCGACGCGTTCCCGCCGGCGTGTCTCCCCACGCTCTACCTCACTCACGGCCGGCGCAGCCGCCGGCCCGGCGTCAACCCGAACGACCGCCGCGTCGACCGCGACTGGCACGTCACCCTCTACCTCGAACCCGACGTCTACCTCCGCGGGGAGTTTCGCTTCCCCACGCGCGAGGCGGCCGTGGAGTGTGCCGTCGACCTCGCCCGCCGGTTCGACGGCGGCGAGATCGACTACCGCGCCCTCTACCAGATCCCGCGCGAGGAGTACTTCGACGCGCTCGACGACCTCACCGGCCGGGACGAGTAGCGCGGACGTGAGTCTTAACCCCGCGCGGGGAGAATTCGTTACCATGTCCACCGTCACCCTCATCGGAACCCGCCTCGCGGAGCCGGGAACCGAGTTCGTCTACGAGGGCGAGGCCGACGCCTGCGCGGGCTGTCCCTACCGCAGCCAGTGTCTCAACCTCTCGGTCGGCACGCGCTACGAGGTCACCGACGTCCGCGAGAACGCCCAGACCCTCGAGTGCGCGATGCACGACGGCGGCGTCCGCGCCGTCGAGGTCGAACCCGCCGCCGTGCGTGCGAACGTCCCGTCGAAGGGGACCTTCGGCGGGAGCAAGGCGAGCCTCAAGGGCCCCTGCCCGTACGTCGAGTGCCCGAGCCACGAGTACTGCGAACCCGACGGCGTCTCCTTCGACGAGGAGTATCGCATTCAGGAAATCCTCGGCGACCCGCCCCACGAGGTCTGTCACCTCGACCGTTCGCTCCGGCTGGTCGAACTCGAACCCGGGGAGTGACCCCGGCGCGCCGCTTCTGCTCTCTCCGGCCGCCACACCCGACGCCCATCTCGACGCCAACGAGTAGTCGGGCGCCGTCCCTCGGACGTCTAGTCGGCCAGCGCCTCCTCCTCGAGCCAGCTGTCGGCCCAGCACTCGATCTCGTCGAAGACGGGTTCGAGGGACTCGCCTTTCGGGGTGAGGCTGTAGTAGGTGGCGATGGGGGCGTCCTCCTCGATGCGGCGGTCGACGAACCCCGTCTCGCCGAGGTCGTCGAGCACGCGCGAGAGCGTCCGGGCGTTCGCCCCCGTCGCGCGTTTGAGTTCGTTGAACCGGAGTTCGCCGTCCTGCAGTTCGTGCAACACCGCGAGACGCCACCGGGACCCGATCTGTTCGAGCGACGCGATGACGGGACACGCGCCGTCGTCCTCGCGGACCGTCGTTCCGGACGATTTCGAAGCCATCTCCGTTCCCGGCGGCTACGGCCCGGTCCGGTATAGGCGGTTCGGTTTCGAACCAGATGACGCGACGTTAGTCGCCCCCGCGGCCGCACGTGATCCGGGGGCGACACGTTATTAGGCCCGAGTCGAATGGTAGCCCGTGACATCCGATACGACGCGACGGGGCGTACTCGCCGCCGCGCTCGCCGCGGGGGTCGGTGGGCTGTCGCTGTCCTCCGCGCGCGGGCTGGTCGAGGCGTTCGCCCCGCTCTCGGGCGACGCGTGGGACGCCACCGACCGTACGCTCTCGGGGTCGGTCCCGAGTCCCCACGGCGAGGCGACCGTCCGGACCGACGACGACGGCGTGCCGTACGTCCGGGCGGACGACGAGGCGGCGGCGTACTTCGCCGTCGGCTACTGCCACGGCTTCGACCGGCCGTTCCAGCTCGACCTGCAGCGGCGGGTCATGCGGGGGCGACTCTCCGAGATCGTCGGCGAGGCGACGCTCGATAGCGACGAGTTCCACGTCCGGATGGACTTCGCGGCCGCGGCGGAGGCGACCTGGGAGGGCATCGCGGACACGCCCGCCGGTCCCCTCGTCGAGGCCTACGCCGACGGCGTGAACGCCGCGCTCGAACGCGAACGGCTCCCCCTCGAGTTCGAACTCCTCGAGTACGAGCCCCGGCCGTGGACGCCCGTCGACTCGATGCTGATGGAGAAACAGATCTCCTGGAGCCTCACGGGCGACTTCGGCGAACTCCGCCGGGCGCTGGTCGCCGACCGCCTCGGCGCGGACGCCGCCGCGGAACTGTACCCCGACCGGATGGGCCACGACGTCCCGATCCTCCGCGGGGGCGACGGCGAGACCGGCGAGGTCGGCGGCGTCGCGGGGCGGGTCGACGCGCGCGGCGACGCGGCCATAGTCGAGTGGCTCTCGGCGTTCGAGTCGCCGACCGGCGTCGGCTCGAACAGCTGGGTCGTCTCGGGCGAGCACACCGAGAGCGGGCGACCGATCGTCGCGAACGATCCACACCTCTCGCTGTCGGCGCCGCCGGTCTGGTACGAGCAGGCCGTCGAGACCCCCGAGACTTCGGTCCGGGGCGTGACGTTCCCCGGGGTGCCGTTCGTCGTCATCGGCGCGAACGACCGCGGCGCGTGGGGGTTCACCAACGTCGGCGCGGACGTACTCGACTGCTACGAGTACGAGATCGACGACGAGGGCGGGCGCTACCGCTACCGCGGCGAGTGGCGCGATTTCGAGACCGACGAGCGCGAGATTCCCGTCGCCGGCGGCGAGGACCGGACCGTCGAGGTCCGCAGGACCGTCCACGGGCCGACCCTCGAACGCGAGGGCCGGACCGTCGGCGTCGCCTGGACGGGGCTCGCGGCGACGCGGACGACCGACGCGATCCGGTCGATCTGCCGGAGCGAGGGGGTCGACGACGTCCTCGACGCGGTCGAGCGGTTCGACCTGCCGACCCAGAACCTCGTCTACGCGGACGCCGACGGGCGGACGCTGTACTACGTGACCGGCCAGTTGCCGATCCGCCGGGTCGACGGCGAGCCCGTTTCGGGGAACCGGATCTTCGACGGGTCGGCCGGCGAGGGCGAGTGGGAGGGGTTCGAGCCCTACGGCGACCCCTCCTGGGAGGGGTTCGTCCCCTTCGAGGAGAAGCCCCACGCGATCGACCCCGGCTACGTGGCGACGGCGAACCAGCGGGTCGTCGACGACCCCGCCCACTACGTCGGCGTCTCGTACGCGACGCCCTACCGCGGCGCGCGGATCTACGACCACCTCGACGAGCGCGCCGCTGCGGGCGAGCCGACCGACCCCGCGTTCCACCGCGACC
The Salinilacihabitans rarus DNA segment above includes these coding regions:
- a CDS encoding winged helix-turn-helix transcriptional regulator yields the protein MASKSSGTTVREDDGACPVIASLEQIGSRWRLAVLHELQDGELRFNELKRATGANARTLSRVLDDLGETGFVDRRIEEDAPIATYYSLTPKGESLEPVFDEIECWADSWLEEEALAD
- a CDS encoding UPF0179 family protein is translated as MSTVTLIGTRLAEPGTEFVYEGEADACAGCPYRSQCLNLSVGTRYEVTDVRENAQTLECAMHDGGVRAVEVEPAAVRANVPSKGTFGGSKASLKGPCPYVECPSHEYCEPDGVSFDEEYRIQEILGDPPHEVCHLDRSLRLVELEPGE
- a CDS encoding YeaH/YhbH family protein, coding for MGLRDDVERFREVGEERREDLADFIQYGDLGRSRPGEIKIPVKIVSLPEFAYDQRDKGGVGQGDGDTPDVGQPVGQPQPQPGDGDEEGDPGEEGGEHEYYEMDPEEFAQELDEELGLDLDPKGKKVIEEKEGPFTDLTRSGPDSTLDFERMFKEGLKRKLAMDFDEEFLREVCKVDGISPREVYEWARGENLPVSMAWIEEAHEEVADERGVWDSIEEVEENVERQSVQQKIRREGIRHVPFRREDERYRYPEIVEEKEKNVVVVNIRDVSGSMREKKRELVERTFTPLDWYLTGKYDNAEFLYIAHDADAWQVSREEFFGIRSGGGTRISSAYELAAELLEEYPWSDWNRYVFAAGDSENSSNDTEQRVVPLMEEIDANLHAYVETQPSGNAINATHAEELERHFGETGDVAVAYVNGEADVTDAIYEILSTEGETDE
- a CDS encoding penicillin acylase family protein; its protein translation is MTSDTTRRGVLAAALAAGVGGLSLSSARGLVEAFAPLSGDAWDATDRTLSGSVPSPHGEATVRTDDDGVPYVRADDEAAAYFAVGYCHGFDRPFQLDLQRRVMRGRLSEIVGEATLDSDEFHVRMDFAAAAEATWEGIADTPAGPLVEAYADGVNAALERERLPLEFELLEYEPRPWTPVDSMLMEKQISWSLTGDFGELRRALVADRLGADAAAELYPDRMGHDVPILRGGDGETGEVGGVAGRVDARGDAAIVEWLSAFESPTGVGSNSWVVSGEHTESGRPIVANDPHLSLSAPPVWYEQAVETPETSVRGVTFPGVPFVVIGANDRGAWGFTNVGADVLDCYEYEIDDEGGRYRYRGEWRDFETDEREIPVAGGEDRTVEVRRTVHGPTLEREGRTVGVAWTGLAATRTTDAIRSICRSEGVDDVLDAVERFDLPTQNLVYADADGRTLYYVTGQLPIRRVDGEPVSGNRIFDGSAGEGEWEGFEPYGDPSWEGFVPFEEKPHAIDPGYVATANQRVVDDPAHYVGVSYATPYRGARIYDHLDERAAAGEPTDPAFHRDLQRDVRDGRAAELVPDLLAAVDGRDVPEAVADAAAALDGWEYRMERDSRGALVFARWLAAFRRVTFEPAFGEADLDASYYPNDWVLARLPDDHRFFETTRADAMVEALAAAADEIDAEGWEVYGDWNSTRAIEHPFGSEAPFLDYPDLPADGSAATVNNYRVESAVGSSWRMVVEPGGEASAILPGGNSGDYFSPHYDDQLRRWVDAEFKPMRFETDGEVAVAFEEGSS
- a CDS encoding SpoVR family protein gives rise to the protein MSETDRFRKQAIATDLEEPVVEARNLAEKLGLEPYPVNYWIVDYDEMNELIAYGGFQNRYPHWRWGMQYDKQQKQGQYGGGKAFEIVNNDNPAHAFLQESNTVADQKAVITHVEAHSDFFANNEWFGLFTEGRAEDDAVDAAAMLERHARAIGEYMADPDVDRAEVEKWVDHALTLEDNIDQHRVFERRLDVDGPERDLDEDLAEKLDELGFSEEVRAEVFTDEWIEALEAEEAPTNFPEKPQKDLLAFVREHGKQFDEESGKAVEMAEWQRDVLDMMRAEAYYFAAQKMTKVMNEGWAAYWESTMMSDEAFAGADEFLNYADHMAKVLASPGLNPYSLGMELWEYVENRTNRREVLEHLLRVEGISWRNLDDVVDFEAVREALEPPAAIRSIGPESLDALEEVPEEYVDREALEAAREGEVDVEAYPWKVLSYEGLARRHYSLVTPQHRGFLSRVSQNELERIGRYLFDDARYASVEEALDHVDFTAGWDRMFDVRESHNDVTFLDEFLTREFITANDYFTYEYSKATGGFHVASTDPEDVKKKLLLQFTNFGKPTIAVYDGNYDNAGELLLGHQYNGVMLDLGQARETLKRVFELWGRPVNLLTIVKEVDEHDVEVAKRRNREPEPEERGKLLRYDGEEVTVEDVPWEAVEHLAADDVDYDTKPEEWLA
- a CDS encoding PrkA family serine protein kinase: MTRGDEYVRDADRALEETYEEPMSLSAYVDRIFENPTVASHASKYLLEAIEAAGTRTVVEEGEEKQRYRFFDDPHNDGEHAILGNTEVLNGFVDDLRSIAAGRGKDEKIVWFEGPTATGKSELKRCLVNGLREYSKTPAGRRYTVEWNVNTADADTRGLSYGGDPTAADDEHWYESPVQVHPLSVFPEEIREELLAELNAELDDHVPIRVNSRLDPFSREAYEYLEERYRRQGKSGLFSAITDGNHLRVKNYVVDVGQGVGVLHSEDDGSPKERLVGSWMHGMLQELDSRGRKNPQAFSYDGVLSQGNGVLTIVEDAAQHADLLQKLLNVPDEQSVKLDKGIGMDLDTQMMIISNPDLEAQLNQHADRNGMDPLKALKRRLDKHEFGYLTNLSLETELIRRELTDETEVWEAEEYDDLEERIREAVTVTVKDGEGRAREREFAPHALEAAAMYAVATRLDEEDLPAGLDLVDKALIYDRGYLQEGDTRREKDEFDFDDDGHDGEHGIPVTYTRDGLADLLQADADRHHPELPVEDVVMPRDVLNEMVQGLSEAPVFSTGERTEFENRVVPVKNYVFDRQEADVIEAIMHDKRVDEETVAEYVEHVYAWETDEALYNDRGEEIEPDPLKMKLFEVEHLGRFSNGAYEGNRPRESVRTFRREKVITALNRHAWEQRDADFSVEDVDLTSIPVIKTVLESHDWDDVRRTFEDFDPRQWDDPPSGTETEAVKEATTERMVEEYGYSAASAELTSRHVMGQVSYRWD
- a CDS encoding DUF5820 family protein; its protein translation is MTEFADRSLPDGWVVWSDEDDGRAVLAYHPEVFDADAFPPACLPTLYLTHGRRSRRPGVNPNDRRVDRDWHVTLYLEPDVYLRGEFRFPTREAAVECAVDLARRFDGGEIDYRALYQIPREEYFDALDDLTGRDE
- a CDS encoding PrkA family serine protein kinase; its protein translation is MTGDIETLEKLSTDYKESMPADLRETRGFDWYLEEAYEDPKIARNAHQRVADMFDYYGTTYDETEGVVEYRLASEDPLGDGENTFYGTVIHQSIHEFVNKVKSGARRLGPERRIKLLLGPVGSGKSHFDRQVRRYFEDYTLREEGRMYTFRWTNLCDVVKDQDPADDTVRSPMNQDPLVLLPLEQRQSVIDDLNERLDAPYTIQNEQSLDPESEFYMDKLLAYYEDDLQQVLENHVEIVRLVADENKRQCLETFEPKDKKNQDETELTGDVNYSKIAIYGESDPRAFDYSGAFCNANRGVFSGEELLKLQREFLYDFLHATQEMTIKPKNNPRIDIDQVIVGRTNMPEYKDKKGDEKMEAFNDRTKRIDFPYVLSYEQEAQIYQKMLNNADVPDINVEPHTLEMAGLFGVLTRIEDPDNETVDLLSKAKAYNGEIDEGDDVDVKKLREEAAAKAEIGEGMVGVSPRFIGDEIAEAIMDSKHRGRGFLSPLTVFNFFEENLEHHGSIPEENFETYYRYLEVVREEYRERAIEDVRHALAYDIDEIQRQGEKYMDHVMAYIDDDTIEDELTGREQEPDETFLRSVEEKLSVPEDRKNDFRQEVSNWVSRRAREGEAFNPQDNERLRRALERKLWEDKKHNINFSALVSANEFDDDERSSWIDALIEQGYSEDGAKEVLEFAGAEVAKAEIED